GGTGTGCAGACCATGAGGTTCAAACTGAGATTCTTACAGGCAGCTCTCACTTGGAGTCACATCTGTTCACTGCTGAGTcccatttcctctttctccaagggcacagagctggggacaggctctCCTGTCCTCCAGGTGCTGCACCAGGGACATGCAAGGACccagtggctgccaggctgaTGGCCCAGTGTGTCTTTGGGATGGGGATAGGGCCTGGCTCTTCGTCTGCAGTGTGTGCCAGTTGAGGGAAAAGAGGAGCAGAGGGTCTGGGCTCTAGGACACCATCTGCCCCTTTGGCCCGGGGGGAAGCTGCACACACCCCTCTGCCTCCGGGGCTGCTGGGCACGGTGCTTAGCCCCTGACTCGGTGCTGAACCCCTGACTCGGTGCTGAGCCCCTGACTCGGTGCTGAGCCCCTGACTCGGTGCTGAGCCCCTGACTCGAAGGAAAGAGCTGCTCttggccctgcagctgctcaggttCCTGCAGGGTCTGCTCAGCCTCAGCAGTTGGGCTTGGTGAAATCATTTGGTCTTGACGTAAATCCCACTGTTGTCTCTGCCTCTATTGTCCCCATTTCCTTTGTGCTGCATTGGGTCTCTGAGCAGTTCTGGTGCAtgagaactgcattttttcagATGTAGGCAACTGGGAGGCTCCTGCAGAGGCTGCATGAGCTGTTAGTCCCTATGGGGCCATTTACCATGCTGGTGGCCAAAAGACTCTGAGCACACACCCCATGGGGGAAATCTCTTGAGGAGTGAAATGTTATCTGGAGAGCTGACCCGAGCACTGATGAATGCAAACACCAAAATTTCCAGGCAGTTACCTCTGGGAGTGGAAACTCAGTAGGGGCTGAAGCGTTGTCTCTGCCAAAGTCAACCAGAGCTCCACACTTTGGGATATCTGCTACCCAGACACCTTCTAACAGCTGTCCCTTATCTGGGTAGAAGTATTTCCCTGGGCCATGCTTCTTGCCATCTTTCCAACCTCCTTCGTACCGGTTTCCATTTGCTGCAATTAAATTCATGAGCAGACCTTGAAATTTGCACCATTTTGTTAAGGGGTTACAAGTGAAATCAATCAGCAGAGCAaaccagcagaggagaaaatcaTGTGTTTGGCTCCTCTTAGTAATTTCAAGGTGGCTGTGGCACTGTGTGTCATGTTGATTTTGCAGTGCTCCATTTGCTGTGCCACAGAGGGAGAAAATGCTGCAGAAGGAGCCCACGCTTGCTCTCTTGGAACCAGGACTCTGCTCACCTGCTTTGTTCTCACAGGGATACTCATTTTTTGCTGACACAAGGACACAGTGGGCTCAGGGTAAGGGACTGGTCCCTGAGTCACTCTTCACAACATGAAAAATTACAGGATGCAAGTTTCAGATTTGTCACTGCAACAAATCACACAAGATCTCTGGCTTGAAGAGGTTTGCTTTTCTGGGCAAGGAACTGATTTCTGTCCAGTCAAAATAATCTTGATTTCAGAGAATACTTTTAGTTAAGTTTTTCCTCAATGAATTACGGGGTGAGAATTGCTGCGAGAGCCTGAACAGTTCAGGCAGTCAGTTACAGGCTGTTTTTCCAGCTGTACTGCTTCTCTTGGCATTTTTCTGCAAGCTGAGAGAGGCTTTTTTTgggctctctgctgctctccaggaatCCACCCATCCATCACtaacagggaaagcagagctgcagggggaagAGAGCAGCCTCATCCATGGATGCTGGTTGAAAAGGGGTATCATACCCATGGTGATGCTGGGGCTGGGATAGATCCAGACCACCCTGCTGTCCCTAGGAGAGTCCTCTGCTTACCCTTTTTACTATGTACAGTGTTTCTAAGCCCAAACCCACAGGGATTGCTGACCCTGTCAGTGGAAATACCTTTGAGTCTCAGCTGCACTCTGCCACTTTGTCACAAGAAGTGGCTGAAATACCAGGGCACCCCACACGGTGCTGCTGAGATAGCCAGAGTGCTGtaagggaaaaggggaaaaccaAAAATGCTTCTGGAGAATGTggctgctcaggcagggtcTGGATTACAGGCTGGAGCCTCGGTGATGGTTATCTGCAACTCTGATCTGGTTTAGTGCTTATCTGCAGCACCAAGCTGCCCTGGCCGTTGGTGGGAGCAGCTTGGCCTCTGTACTCCAGCCACCAACAAGTGAGAAACCCCCAAAATCACAGCCCCGTCTGCAGAGAGGGGGCAGCGAACACCCTGAGTGCACCGTGGTGCCCGCCTGCTCCCATCTGCTCTCCTCCCAGAGCCCCGAGGCTGTGCTGCTCGCAGCCGCGATCCCCGCGGGTGTGAAGTGCTCTGGTACAAAGCTGTCGGGGAGTGGATGCGGCAGAGGCGGCAGCTCAGCGCGGTGCTCTCAGCCAAGCTCACCCTCGCCGGGCACGCTGCCACTACAAGCAATTTAATCTTGAGCTGCAGCTCATCGTGACCTCCACTGAAGAACTCCTTTTCTTTCACATGGCCAAGCTGCCGGCACGTGGGCGCActtccagcagctgagctgaacGCATTAAGCTTGTGGGTATGAAATAATTGCTCCGGCTAATTTTAACCAAAAGGAATCCAGCTAACAATCAgttgcaggctgggctggaggcaaCTGGGCTCTGAAATGGTGCATCAGCCACGGCTCAGCCTGCAGGGGCTGTTAGTTTATAACTAACAGGGCCTTTGACAGGAGCACAGCAGATCCTGACTTTCCCTCAAAGCCAAGAATCCCCCTGGAAGCAGGTGCTGATACCATCCAGATGAGCCATTGGTCCAAAGTGACTTTACAGTCAGCAGAGAGCACAGTCTGGCATGTGGTGTGCAGAGAAGGTCATGCTcactcctccctgctgctttgcttAGCTAATTACTAGCCTTGAGATCACTTTTAAGCAAAGGCAGATAGAATagattaataataataatatggAGATAATATTTCTGCAGGTGTTCTTGGAATGCCGTGCCTGGTATTGCAGAGATTCTTGGGATTCTTGGCTTTGGGGGGAATGTGTAAAACTCCAaggaaaacaagggaaaaaaatttaaaattatgtatttatgCTGAGATTGGCCCTAACATTCCCAATCTATGATGTGCTTGGTGTTATTTATGGAAAAGTATTGTGTACTAATGAAACCCCAGTGTTCACTCAACACGAGCCAGTCGGAAGTACACAGAGGGGATGGAGTGAactcaaaaagaaaactgtgttgttggtggtggtttgttttgtttttttttttttttttcctgtgctggaaaCTGAACTCTTCTTTGGTATGCAGAGCTAGAAAGCCTGTCTGGCAAAGTGCCTGGCTTGAAAAGAGAGATTTGCTCTTCTCTGACCCAACAGTATATTATCTCTAACCCGAACCATCCCAGTCATTTAAATGTAAATCACAGCAGAAGTAAGCTTTCATGCGTGTGGGCTTACGGGCTTGAGCAGTGCCGGCCCTTGCTCAGCCTGAGCCGCCTCCTGCTCCAGAccaggaggggagggatgagCGGAGCGGCCGCAGTCCTGCAAGGCTGCGGTGTAGAACCCACAAATCGGGATGGCGGAGACACCTGGAGAAAACAGCTTGGAGGGGGCAGGGTGAGGACGCTCGGTACTTACGGAGCCGCAGCACGCCCTGCCCGTTGCGTTTATCCGTCAGCCACTGTCCCTCGTAGACGGAGCCGTCCTTGTAGTGCATCTTTCCCCAGCCGCTCCGCAAACCCTGGCTCCACTCGCCATCGTAGCGCTCCCCGTTGGAGTAAAAGTACATCCCGcggccctggccagcagcacagagacgCTGGTTAGGAGCTGCTCCTTTGAAAGGGGTCAGTGGTCAATTTTGGGACATCACTTTGATAGAATATTCCTTTGTTTGTTACTCTTACACATGGCTGGtggcagcccagctctgtggctgctctCGTGCTGAAGGAAACGAGATGtagtagaatttttttttttttttttttttttttttttttttttgggttttttttggcaaaCAGTTTTATTCCCTTGACAAAACCTTTGGTTTATATCTCAGCGTGTTATTATTGGCATGATTGCTGCTAATATTTAGCTGAAAGCTGGTTTTACAAGTATATAaacctgcctggggctgggcagcattAAAGGATGTGTCTCTCAACACGGGGATTTCATGTCTTTCATCCCTGATGACGTTTCCAGCTCAGCgtgtcccaggctgggcaactccACCCTTTGTTTAGTTTATGTGTAGGTTTGCCATTAAGAGAAGTCCAGAGGTACTCCCTATGCCAGGGAGTGATACCaataagaaatatttccatatCACTTTTTCCCATaggaataaataataaaagcagTTCTGGAAACAACTGATTTTTCTAAGCATTAATTTTACTAAACTGCATGGATGTAAGGCAGAAActtttttggaagaaaaccCAACCCTAGTGATATTTGGATGTTATTATAAATCTTTCACCAAAGCTCAATTATGCAAAATCTAACCTTAAAGAACAGGAAGGGAAGCTCCTTCCAAGAGACAGGAGCCATGGAGCCACATGCCCATTAAAAGTGTTGGTGATGAGTTTAATTTAAGAGCAGACACAAAGACAAACACAAGGTTTCCATTGGCAGATCCAAAAACATCCGTAGAAGGATTTTGCACATTACATTACACTTCTACCAGATGACTTTCTCATTATGTTCCTTTTAGGAAAAACAGTGATTTATGTGACAGGCTTAATTTCCAAAAGACCCCAAGTTATTTGCCTATTATGCTGCAAAATTCCCAGAAGAAGGTACATTTTCTGGCAGTGTTTATAATACAGGTTCCTCTGACTTATTCAAGGACAATAGGAATGAAAGGGATGGGTGGGAAGGATTAAGAGAGAGGATATGAAACCTCCCATCGTGCTTGGCCGAGCTGCAGGTGAGTCTGAGCAGTAACCCCTGCTCTGTGGCAGCTCGGGGCTGTAGCCTGGAAACCAGCAGATGGGTGGGGATGACTCCCTCTCCAGTAAGGAGATGGCATTCCCATAAAAATCTTGGATTTTTAGTCTTCAATTCAGCCTCAGTAttatgaaaattaatattttaagtaatCTTTTTGCACATGTGCACCCAACTCTTCGCTGTGTTTTGGGTCCCACTCCCTCACTATGGCAGAAAATCTCACTTACACCTCTTCGGTCGTTTTCCCACCAGCCCGTGTACATCTTCTTGTACTCCTTGGTCACGGGGTCAGGAACGCTGTATGTGCCATAACCATCCCTCTTCCCAAACTTCCAGTCACCGCTGTAAATAGCTCCTGTGTTCTTCCAAATCTGGGTGCCTTTACCTGTGTGACAAACAAGAGGAGTGACAGGGAGACTTCCCAAAGTCAGGAGAAAGGTGCACGGGTTTgcccctcctgctccatcccaggcagggcagctctccctgcacaaaGCCAGGCTTATGTCTGGGATTTGGTTTAGCTTCCCGAGTTGGAATCATCGTTAATCTTGATCAGTGGCTTCCTGTGTGGCCTCTGCTGAATGCACTGAAATCTTTCCAAACCTCAGTTTACTGCTTGTAAACAAGTCtgtcctgctctggctgctcctggctcgGACAGggtctccttctcctgctctgtcccctgcagcccctgccacaTCTTGGGAATAAATTAAGACTCCTGGAGCCAAGTCAGAAGCTGAGGGAGCTCCATGGACTGTGCAGCCAGAGCACATCCCAGTGCATGGAGCTGACTGCAGTTTACTGCATttggaaaggatttttaaaCATCTGTAATAGAGATATTTTGGGTAGTTGCCCCTGAGTGTGTGCAAAAGCTCTTCAAGTTACCTGTTAGAAATGTTGCTGCATTTTTGCATTATATATAtcaaatatatgtgtgtgtgtgtacatatagTCATACATGAATGAATGCTATTCCAGGAGCGTATAGAGCACATAGAACTGCTGACCACTTCCTGCCCCTAGGAACCTTTGTAAGGACATCTAAGTTGctattttttctcaaaattatCTATCTTACCATGTTTCAAGTTGTCCTGCCATTCTCCAGTATACTGATCCCCATTTACAGCATAAACTGTGTGTCTTAATCCACATTTCTGGGCTTTCCTGTCCCATTCATGAAAGAGAGGCTTTCTAATCCTGGGGTGCTTTACAACGGGCATATTGTTGGTatctggagaagaaaacaaattattatcagcaataaattagaaattactAAGGCAGGTACAGGAAGAACAGTATTTGTGAGCCATGCACAGAGATAAAACAAACAGGAGGCAACTAAAGATACTGAAGTACAAACCACCACTATGTGAAAATGCGCTTGTAGCATGGCCCAGCCTGTTAGGAAATGTTAAATAAATCTCAGCAGGTCAGGTTTGTGGTGGGCATTGATCTCTGCACCTGCCAGAGAtcttggggagggcagggaaaggtGTCTCCTCTGTACAGCTGATGGAATGGGTCAGGGAGTTGTCCCACCTGGAGCTGGGACACTTCATACCCCCAGCAGCAATGCAGCTCAGGCTCCTTTGCTGCTAAAAATACCAGTCCTCCAGCTGCCTTGTTAAATGGGGTTGAAACCACAACGTTTCCCTCTCCTAGGAGCTGTGGATTTGCCCAGGGCAGGCCAAGTGCTCGCCAGCCCAtgaagctgctgaggaggtgaaTTCTGAGGTGACTTCACAGAAGATGTGGGTttaaagcaggagcagcaggcagggcatgGTGAGCACAGTGGGGGTGATTCAGGCGTTGGAGGCCTGGAGGGAAAGtgtgggggaagaggagggaaaaggagatgtTTTGACTCATAAATACAGAGTACAATGGTGGAGTGCAGCACAGTGGTGATTTCTGAGCACTGCCAATGGAACTGCTGTTCAGCACAGTGGGAATTCGGCACAGACTCGGAGGTGAGAGTGGTCTCCTATAAACCATAAACAAAAGCTAGAAGGTGGCTGTAGAAACAAAAGCAAGTTTCTATGAATGCCGTTAAAATCCTCAGCTCGGCTGGAGCCCGGCAGGGTGGGATGCTCTCCGATTTTGTCTCCTGGGCTCCCCCTTCTGTCCCGATCCGTTGGACTGAGCCATTTCGAATCATTGTGCTGTGTCTTTCCCTTCTCGGCAAAGCAAAACTCtggttcctgctgtgctgcGGGTGCCAGGGAGCCCGGCAGGGGACtttgggaggagaggggaaagaaagatgCTTTAGGTCCTTGCTAGGAAATAAAAGATAGAAATTCTAAGAAAATACTGTTAGAGTTGAACCTCAGTTCTGCATTTTCTAGCTGTGAGAAATAGTCTTTCAACAGCTATTTGGAAGGATGGTATTGCTAAATAAAAGTACTTATGTGTCCAGAATGAGTCTTGGTTAGAGGACACCGAGGACAGAACCTGTCCCTCGGTATGATGGAGTCACAGTCCATTGCAGAGGATGTTTTTCCAGCAATGCAAACACAGGATACAGTACAACTGCTGAGTTCTTCCCTCATTTTTGAGTGCTGTGGCTCCTGGAGAAAGGGGTCTAGCCAATATTTGCCAAGGGCTGGGTTTTTTAGGACACTGTGCCACACTTTGCTGGTTTGAGCCTGTGCTGCCCTTGCTGGGGACGCAGAAGAGCCGAGCTGCAGCAACCTGTACCCGCCGTGACCTCTGAGCAGCTCATGCCTGTGACAAGAAGTCTCTTCACTACCCCTGCAGGATGGGAGCATTGCTTCCCCACCAACACATCCCACCACTTCTTTAACTCAAAGCTTAGGATTTACAAATCGCAGAGAGGATTCCCAGCTGCGGGGGCAGCCCCATCTGCTCACCATGTCCTGCGAGGCACAGCCCGCGCAGAGTACCCGAGGTAATGCGGGCTGGCGGGAGCCGCCTTTACTTGCTGAATCCCCTTCTAAATTTACGTCAGCGATGCCAGGTTTGCGTAAGCGATAATGCAGCCGGTATTCGCCTCCCTGGATGTTTTCAGCCGCCCACTCCCAGGGCGCGGGGAGGCTGGCAGCGAGGGGCAGGCGGTGCGGAGTCGCTCcgggtgctgctgctcccgtGCGCCTCTGCCGCGGCGCTTGGGGATGAGGCTCACACAGACCCTCGCGTCCCCCTCCGGACGCTGCCCTGCGACTTCAGTCGGGTGTCTGGTAAAATGCAGCTTCAGTCTGCACGGCCCTACAGGAAGccaattttttcccccctggtTCTTTGCGGAACTTCAGAGCGATGCGGTGTAGCTACTTTTTTCCATCTTACATCTTAATGAAGAGCAAGGAAGGAAACACACCTGGCTGCGGAGAAGCGGCTGCTAATTGTCCCTgtcagagcccagcctggcaccgCACCCCTGCGCACCCTGCCCGGCCGTCCCCCGGCCCCGGGGATGCCCCGGCTGAGCTCAG
The sequence above is a segment of the Prinia subflava isolate CZ2003 ecotype Zambia chromosome 19, Cam_Psub_1.2, whole genome shotgun sequence genome. Coding sequences within it:
- the MORN3 gene encoding MORN repeat-containing protein 3 is translated as MPVVKHPRIRKPLFHEWDRKAQKCGLRHTVYAVNGDQYTGEWQDNLKHGKGTQIWKNTGAIYSGDWKFGKRDGYGTYSVPDPVTKEYKKMYTGWWENDRRGGRGMYFYSNGERYDGEWSQGLRSGWGKMHYKDGSVYEGQWLTDKRNGQGVLRLPNGNRYEGGWKDGKKHGPGKYFYPDKGQLLEGVWVADIPKCGALVDFGRDNASAPTEFPLPEIELHDPAAVLAEARAMFDDSHEN